A single region of the Vanessa tameamea isolate UH-Manoa-2023 chromosome 18, ilVanTame1 primary haplotype, whole genome shotgun sequence genome encodes:
- the LOC113400008 gene encoding uncharacterized protein LOC113400008, protein MSVVGPEFFSFIKKLEDNGDKLLPGSPIEQPLEFEFNNSSCYICNGYYGPSFGEPVCITCHAFLFPDFPSYLPSSYFCSEKTDDGDSGNDEPSDLNFSSERKINKACPLPAWWYYRNSLDSETSPEDETSRTSNSGPGASGSGSGGSGSGPSSAPREGIEDLVGQGQPPQPPSLSRSLQALSTPRLPDNLAPGLVEHLPSEVLLCIFRYLDDLSLCACACVCVRWRRLVVARVPPPRWAAFAARRWPLFRPLLANIDWQKKYQSLVESCFCRNCLVQMCVQAQPAGDENAWRRNRLKIELKMLRNDPPEGIAATPLDAKCCHWQASVTGPVGSPYEGGVFYLYIQVPYSYPMSPPVVRFLTRILHPNVSRHGDVGIDSVHHNWSLALTLSKVLISIQSLLTDPYTTVCMEPEVGAMYVRERGRFEALARRWTWRYAMHDVLPA, encoded by the exons atgtCTGTCGTAGGCCCAgagttttttagttttatcaaaaaattagAAGATAATGGTGATAAATTATTACCTGGATCACCGATAGAACAACCTCTTGAGTTTGAATTCAAT AACTCAAGTTGTTATATCTGCAATGGATACTATGGACCTAGCTTTGGGGAGCCAGTTTGTATTACTTGCCACGCTTTCCTTTTCCCTGATTTCCCATCTTATTTACCAAGCTCATACTTCTGTAGTGAGAAAACTGATGATGGCGACTCTGGTAATGATGAACCTTCAGACTTGAACTTTAGTTCTGAGCGTAAAATTAACAAAGCTTGCCCCTTACCAGCTTGGTGGTACTACAGA AATTCTCTTGACAGTGAGACAAGTCCTGAGGATGAAACTAGTCGCACCAGCAACTCAGGGCCTGGTGCCAGTGGCAGTGGTAGTGGAGGTAGTGGATCTGGACCTTCATCTGCACCAAGAGAAGGGATTGAAGATTTAGTAGGGCAAGGTCAACCACCTCAGCCACCTAGTCTTTCAAGGTCGCTTCAAGCACTCTCAACACCTCGCCTTCCTGATAACTTAGCACCAGGGCTAGTGGAACATTTACCATCTGAAG TGCTGCTGTGCATATTCCGCTACCTGGACGACCTGTCGCtgtgcgcgtgcgcgtgcgtgtgcgtgcgctGGCGGCGCCTCGTGGTGGCGCGCGTGCCGCCGCCGCGCTGGGCCGCCTTCGCCGCGAGGCGCTGGCCGCTGTTCCGCCCGCTGCTCGCCAACATCGACTGGCAGAAG AAGTACCAGTCGCTGGTGGAGTCTTGTTTCTGCCGCAACTGTCTGGTGCAGATGTGCGTGCAAGCTCAGCCCGCCGGAGACGAGAATGCCTGGAGACGAAACCGACTTAAAATTGAACTTAAG ATGTTGCGCAACGATCCCCCGGAAGGCATCGCTGCGACTCCGTTGGACGCCAAGTGTTGCCACTGGCAGGCCAGCGTCACGGGGCCCGTGGGCTCTCCCTATGAGGGCGGAGTCTTCTACCTCTACATTCAAGTCCCCTACTC GTACCCGATGAGCCCGCCCGTGGTGCGCTTCCTGACGCGCATCCTGCACCCCAACGTGTCGCGCCACGGCGACGTGGGCATCGACTCCGTGCACCACAACTGGTCGCTCGCCCTCACGCTCTCCAAGGTGCTCATCTCCATACAGAGCCTGCTCACCGACCCCTACACCACC GTGTGCATGGAGCCCGAGGTGGGCGCCATGTACGTGCGCGAGCGCGGGCGCTTCGAGGCGCTGGCGCGGCGCTGGACGTGGCGCTACGCCATGCACGACGTGCTGCCCGCCTGA
- the LOC113400028 gene encoding polyadenylate-binding protein 2-like has protein sequence MADNDDYLDSIDNNHIDGANGSVNMTDNSLGGDEASGTEVPDLAAIKARVREMEEEAEKLKQMHTEVDKQMSLGSPPGLTSPLNMSIEEKIEVDNRSVYVGNVDYGATAEELEQHFHGCGSINRVTILCNKFDGHPKGFAYIEFGDKDSVQTAMAMDESLFRGRQIKVMPKRTNKPGLSSTNRPPRGMRGRGRSFRGGGGGGFSPYFSVYRPVRRGRPFRRSSYYLPY, from the exons ATGGCCGATAATGATGATTATTTAGATTCGATTGACAACAATCATATAGACGGAGCCAACGGTTCAGTAAATATGACCGACAACAGCCTGGGA GGCGATGAAGCATCAGGCACAGAGGTTCCAGATCTGGCTGCCATCAAGGCCAGGGTGAGGGAAATGGAGGAAGAAGCtgagaaattaaaacaaatgcacACAGAAGTTGACAAACAAATGAGCTTGGGAAGCCCACCGGGACTTA CAAGTCCACTCAATATGTCTATAGAAGAGAAAATAGAAGTTGACAACAGATCAGTATATGTTGGTAATGTTGATTATGGAGCCACAGCTGAAGAATTAGAACAGCACTTTCATGGTTGCGGATCTATTAatag GGTTACAATATTATGCAATAAGTTTGATGGACACCCTAAAGGTTTTGCCTACATAGAATTTGGAGACAAGGACAGTGTGCAGACAGCAATGGCTATGGATGAATCTTTGTTTAGAGGGCGTCAAATTAag GTGATGCCAAAACGCACGAACAAGCCAGGCTTATCATCAACAAACCGACCGCCACGAGGCATGCGCGGTCGAGGTCGCTCCTTCCGTGGCGGTGGCGGTGGTGGCTTTTCGCCGTACTTCTCCGTCTACCGGCCCGTGCGCCGCGGCAG ACCATTCAGGCGCAGCTCGTATTACTTACCGTACTGA